Proteins found in one bacterium genomic segment:
- a CDS encoding PDZ domain-containing protein, with protein MQGYYRFPTIHDDTVIFVSEDDLWTVSIKDPVCRRLTSNLGEVAHPFLSPDGKWVAFTGREEGHPEVYCMPSQGGVAKRLTFLGATNFIAGWTKDSQRILFATTYQQWYPGSFNIFSVDREKDIPQLIKAGPARTISFGPGKSVVVGRNTGDPSRWKRYRGGTVGELWVDAQGKGNFKKLLTSIKSNFASPMWISNRIYFISDHEGVGNIYSCLPAGKNIKRHTNHVDYYARNARTDGKNIVYHAGSDIFILYPASGRIRKLKISYNSPRVQTNRKFVEAAHYLEDYAIHPQGERVSVTSRGRVFSMANWEGPVSQNGKKQNARYRLGRWLADGKRMVVVTDEKGDDTLQIYGADATAGPQSLPKMDIGRPIEIEPSPIKSLLALTNQRYELILVNVQTKKRVVLDKSKYQRITGPAWSPDGEWIAYSFWDSERTSCIKICNVLTRKTYMITKPVLRDFSPSFDPDGKYLYFLSNRHFDPTYDTMQFALGFPANIKAYLVVLSKETPSPFKYTQKAPIGFETPDLEKEAAKARKKTRTVIDLDDIANRVIPLPIPEGRYGQISGLKEKAVLTSFPVEGSKYLWMSDYAPPNGTLMLYDMKDLKLSVITSGILDFKVTNKNGLLIYRSRNALRVIKPVEKVDAKLDRQGPGPRSGWIDLSRVKVMVEPRTEWQQMYRDVWRLQRDHFWTSTMSGIDWQGVYDKYYPLLQRVGTRSEFSDLIWEMQGELGTSHAYEWGGDYRLEPQYRQGFLGADLVYDRKFDAYRIAKLMPGDSWDEHAASPLIAPGLKIKNNDLILAVNGQRVSRRISPQELLVNRAGADVLLTVTSPTGKNKRSVTVKTLPDESLLRYREWIEANRQHVHEISKNRIGYVHIPDMGPFGFAEFHRYFLTEIQYPAMIVDIRFNRGGHVSELLIERLRRKRVGYNITRWRKQPFAYPDESVMGPVVGITDEHAGSDGDIFSHCFKLYKIGPLIGKRTWGGVIGISPYYGLSDGGLTTQPEYSFWFEDVGWGVENYGTDPDIVVEIRPQDAVQGKDPQMARAIAECLKLLRKQKPKIPEFGKKPNLAIPKILVTRR; from the coding sequence ATGCAAGGATATTACCGGTTCCCCACGATTCACGATGATACGGTCATTTTTGTCAGCGAAGACGATCTGTGGACAGTTTCCATTAAAGATCCGGTCTGCCGGCGCCTGACCTCGAACCTGGGCGAGGTCGCGCATCCGTTCTTGTCACCGGACGGAAAATGGGTGGCGTTCACCGGGCGGGAAGAAGGACATCCCGAGGTTTACTGCATGCCCAGCCAGGGCGGAGTTGCCAAAAGGCTGACCTTCCTTGGTGCCACTAATTTCATCGCCGGCTGGACCAAGGACAGCCAGCGGATATTGTTCGCCACCACTTATCAGCAATGGTATCCGGGATCGTTCAATATTTTTTCGGTTGACCGCGAAAAGGACATACCGCAACTGATCAAGGCCGGTCCGGCAAGGACGATATCCTTTGGTCCGGGTAAAAGCGTCGTGGTAGGACGGAACACCGGCGACCCATCACGCTGGAAGCGATACCGGGGAGGTACGGTCGGCGAACTCTGGGTCGATGCGCAGGGGAAAGGTAATTTCAAGAAACTTTTAACGTCGATCAAGAGTAACTTCGCGTCACCGATGTGGATCTCAAACCGTATTTATTTCATTTCCGATCACGAGGGCGTCGGCAATATCTATTCATGCCTGCCGGCCGGGAAAAATATTAAGCGTCATACAAACCATGTTGATTACTACGCGCGCAATGCCAGGACCGACGGGAAGAACATAGTTTATCACGCCGGCAGTGACATATTTATACTTTACCCTGCCAGCGGCAGGATACGCAAGCTAAAGATTTCGTACAACAGCCCAAGGGTCCAGACCAATCGTAAATTTGTCGAAGCCGCGCATTATCTCGAAGATTACGCAATCCATCCGCAGGGTGAAAGGGTAAGCGTAACGAGCCGGGGTCGTGTCTTTTCGATGGCCAACTGGGAAGGTCCGGTCAGCCAGAACGGGAAAAAGCAGAACGCACGGTACCGGCTGGGACGCTGGCTTGCTGATGGTAAAAGGATGGTCGTGGTGACCGACGAAAAAGGCGATGATACTCTGCAAATTTATGGCGCCGATGCAACGGCTGGTCCGCAAAGCCTGCCGAAAATGGATATCGGACGGCCGATCGAGATCGAACCGTCGCCAATAAAATCCCTACTTGCTTTGACCAATCAGCGTTACGAGCTTATTCTGGTGAACGTCCAGACCAAAAAACGCGTTGTTCTGGATAAAAGCAAGTACCAACGGATTACCGGTCCGGCATGGTCTCCGGACGGTGAGTGGATCGCCTACAGTTTCTGGGACTCGGAGCGGACTTCATGCATCAAGATCTGCAATGTTTTGACCCGGAAGACATACATGATCACAAAACCGGTCCTGCGCGATTTCTCGCCGAGTTTCGATCCTGACGGCAAGTATCTTTATTTTCTTTCCAACCGGCATTTTGACCCAACCTATGACACCATGCAGTTCGCCCTGGGTTTTCCGGCGAATATCAAGGCGTATCTCGTTGTGCTGAGCAAGGAAACGCCGTCGCCGTTCAAATACACACAGAAAGCGCCGATCGGATTTGAAACACCGGACCTGGAAAAGGAAGCAGCAAAAGCCAGGAAAAAAACGCGTACCGTGATCGATCTTGATGACATCGCAAACCGCGTTATTCCTTTGCCTATACCAGAAGGCAGGTATGGCCAGATCTCAGGGCTAAAGGAAAAAGCCGTGCTCACGTCGTTCCCGGTGGAAGGCAGCAAATACCTGTGGATGTCCGATTACGCGCCGCCAAACGGCACGCTCATGCTCTATGACATGAAGGATCTGAAACTCTCGGTGATCACGAGTGGCATCCTTGACTTCAAGGTTACCAATAAGAACGGTCTGCTGATCTACCGGTCCAGGAACGCATTGCGCGTCATCAAACCGGTGGAAAAAGTTGATGCCAAGTTGGACCGCCAGGGACCAGGACCACGGAGCGGTTGGATCGACCTGTCCCGGGTTAAGGTGATGGTCGAGCCCAGGACCGAGTGGCAGCAGATGTACCGCGATGTCTGGCGCTTACAGCGCGATCACTTCTGGACGAGCACCATGTCGGGGATTGACTGGCAGGGCGTGTATGACAAGTATTACCCTCTCCTGCAGCGGGTCGGTACAAGGTCGGAATTCTCCGATCTGATCTGGGAGATGCAGGGCGAGCTGGGAACATCGCACGCGTATGAATGGGGCGGTGATTACCGTCTTGAACCGCAATACCGGCAGGGTTTCCTGGGCGCGGATTTGGTCTATGACCGAAAATTCGACGCGTACCGGATTGCGAAACTCATGCCCGGCGATTCATGGGATGAACACGCGGCATCCCCGCTTATCGCACCGGGATTGAAGATCAAGAACAATGATTTGATCCTGGCGGTCAATGGTCAGCGTGTATCCAGGCGCATATCGCCGCAGGAATTGCTGGTCAACCGCGCCGGTGCCGATGTTTTATTAACCGTGACCAGTCCGACCGGGAAGAACAAGCGGTCGGTCACGGTGAAGACCCTCCCCGATGAATCGCTCCTGCGTTACCGCGAGTGGATCGAGGCGAACCGGCAGCACGTGCACGAAATAAGCAAGAACCGCATTGGATACGTCCACATCCCGGATATGGGACCGTTCGGTTTCGCCGAATTCCACCGCTACTTTCTGACCGAGATACAGTACCCTGCCATGATCGTTGATATCCGGTTTAACCGCGGCGGGCACGTGTCAGAGCTGCTGATCGAGCGGTTAAGGCGAAAAAGGGTTGGTTACAACATCACCCGCTGGAGAAAGCAGCCGTTCGCGTACCCTGACGAGTCGGTAATGGGACCGGTCGTGGGCATTACGGATGAACATGCCGGTTCAGACGGCGATATTTTCAGCCATTGTTTCAAGCTCTACAAGATCGGGCCGCTGATCGGAAAAAGAACATGGGGCGGCGTGATCGGCATATCTCCATACTATGGATTGTCTGACGGTGGTCTCACGACGCAGCCTGAATATTCTTTCTGGTTCGAGGACGTGGGCTGGGGCGTGGAGAATTACGGCACTGATCCGGACATCGTCGTGGAGATAAGACCCCAGGACGCGGTGCAGGGAAAAGACCCGCAGATGGCGCGCGCGATCGCTGAGTGCCTGAAGCTATTGAGAAAACAAAAACCAAAGATCCCGGAATTCGGCAAAAAGCCGAATCTGGCGATACCGAAAATACTAGTAACAAGAAGATAG
- a CDS encoding type II toxin-antitoxin system HicB family antitoxin, whose amino-acid sequence MKYRVNIKKTEEGYAIWCPGLPGCWSQGKTEKEALENIKDAIHSYLETVKELSKNKKTRYVEVAV is encoded by the coding sequence GTGAAATACAGGGTTAATATAAAAAAAACTGAAGAAGGTTATGCAATATGGTGTCCAGGGTTGCCTGGCTGCTGGTCACAAGGCAAAACCGAGAAAGAAGCATTGGAAAACATAAAGGATGCGATTCACTCATATTTAGAGACCGTAAAAGAATTAAGTAAGAACAAAAAAACTCGTTATGTAGAAGTAGCAGTTTAG
- a CDS encoding type II toxin-antitoxin system HicA family toxin yields the protein MPKLPGINHKRAVKAFEKAGFWIAREGKHITMTNGERIITIPRSNPVNAFTMAGIVKDSGLSFDEFKKLL from the coding sequence ATGCCTAAACTGCCAGGCATTAACCACAAGCGTGCGGTTAAAGCATTTGAGAAAGCAGGTTTTTGGATAGCCAGAGAAGGAAAACACATTACAATGACCAATGGGGAACGAATAATTACGATCCCGAGGTCAAATCCGGTCAATGCTTTTACGATGGCCGGAATCGTAAAAGATTCAGGGTTAAGTTTTGATGAGTTTAAGAAACTTCTTTGA
- the glmM gene encoding phosphoglucosamine mutase, translating to MALMFSVSGLRGIANTDLTQEIAVSVTRAFAAFMKAHTIVLGRDTRPSSSMFAKAITEALKTNGCRVINLDIVPTPTVLFIVRRVKADAGIMITASHNPIDNNGIKLINSRGEFLDDKAVTDFLAFIRQPVRPASSSVKSPVVMYREAVDRHISEILDVLDMGKKEEKDKKSKKDKKGKKVSIKTETVAVPLRIAVDAVSGAGSYAMPALLERLGCTVLRLNCEFRSAFPRPPEPTPENITGLCELVKQEHCDLGFAVDPDCDRLSIVDNQGNAIGEENTLVLAAEQVLGAARRKTCLVTNLSTTSRMDHIARQYRSRLIRTMVGEAHVVDAIKKAKAMIGGEGNGGVIYPRINATRDALVAAALVIKLLTSRKQKLSELISRYPPLYMVKEKIETTEEKFLAKQAAIIRAFKGKVNKTDGLKITKKDSWVHIRPSNTEPLVRIIAEASDQKTAREIIKAVKRILKR from the coding sequence ATGGCGCTGATGTTCAGTGTTTCCGGACTGCGGGGTATCGCCAATACCGACCTGACCCAGGAGATCGCGGTCAGCGTCACCCGGGCGTTTGCCGCCTTCATGAAAGCGCATACCATTGTCCTGGGCCGGGACACGCGGCCTTCCAGTTCCATGTTCGCCAAAGCCATAACCGAAGCGCTCAAGACCAACGGCTGCCGCGTCATTAACCTGGATATCGTCCCGACTCCGACCGTGCTGTTCATCGTGCGCCGGGTCAAAGCCGATGCCGGCATCATGATCACGGCCAGCCACAACCCGATCGATAACAACGGCATAAAGCTCATCAACTCCAGAGGCGAGTTCCTGGACGACAAAGCAGTAACCGATTTTCTGGCGTTCATCCGCCAGCCGGTCAGGCCGGCTTCCTCGTCCGTCAAGAGCCCGGTTGTCATGTACCGCGAAGCAGTTGACCGGCACATAAGCGAGATCCTTGATGTGCTGGATATGGGGAAGAAAGAAGAAAAGGACAAAAAAAGTAAAAAGGATAAAAAAGGTAAAAAAGTTAGTATAAAGACTGAAACCGTTGCGGTCCCACTACGGATCGCTGTTGATGCGGTGAGCGGCGCGGGATCGTACGCCATGCCTGCGCTCCTGGAAAGGCTCGGCTGCACCGTGCTCCGATTGAACTGCGAATTCCGCTCGGCATTTCCACGGCCTCCCGAACCCACCCCGGAAAATATCACCGGGCTGTGCGAACTTGTCAAGCAGGAGCATTGCGACCTCGGCTTCGCCGTTGACCCGGATTGCGACCGTCTGTCGATCGTTGATAACCAGGGCAACGCGATCGGCGAGGAAAACACGCTCGTCCTCGCCGCAGAGCAGGTCCTCGGCGCGGCCAGGCGCAAAACATGCCTGGTGACGAACCTGTCCACGACCAGCCGCATGGATCATATTGCCCGACAATACAGATCGCGGTTAATACGAACCATGGTCGGCGAGGCGCACGTCGTAGATGCCATTAAAAAAGCCAAAGCAATGATCGGCGGTGAGGGTAATGGCGGGGTCATTTACCCGCGGATCAACGCAACCCGCGACGCGCTGGTTGCGGCGGCCCTGGTCATAAAGCTCCTGACCAGCCGCAAGCAAAAACTCTCCGAACTGATAAGCCGATATCCGCCGCTTTACATGGTCAAGGAAAAAATCGAAACGACAGAGGAAAAATTCTTGGCCAAACAGGCGGCGATCATAAGGGCTTTCAAGGGCAAGGTCAACAAGACTGACGGCTTGAAGATCACTAAAAAAGACTCTTGGGTGCACATCCGCCCCTCCAATACTGAGCCGCTCGTTCGGATCATCGCCGAAGCCTCAGACCAGAAAACCGCAAGAGAAATAATAAAAGCCGTCAAAAGAATTCTGAAGCGGTAA
- the folK gene encoding 2-amino-4-hydroxy-6-hydroxymethyldihydropteridine diphosphokinase: MDNIFILLGTNEGDLKKNLQTALKHLQEKMITIQKKSRIYMTKPWGNTDQPDFLNMVIEASSERSPAKLLQCLKSIERDMGRRKNAFWGPRVIDLDILFYGRRVVNQKDLIIPHKEFFHRSFALIPMAEIAADFRPPRRIKTIKEYARELGDEGVKVYRN; the protein is encoded by the coding sequence ATGGATAATATTTTTATCCTTTTAGGCACGAACGAGGGAGATCTTAAAAAGAATTTACAGACCGCGCTCAAGCATCTGCAGGAAAAGATGATCACGATCCAGAAAAAGTCCCGGATTTACATGACCAAGCCTTGGGGTAACACGGATCAGCCTGATTTTCTCAATATGGTGATCGAAGCATCATCGGAACGTTCGCCAGCCAAGCTCCTGCAATGCCTGAAATCGATCGAACGCGATATGGGCCGGCGCAAAAACGCATTTTGGGGCCCGCGGGTCATCGATCTCGATATCCTTTTCTATGGCCGCCGCGTGGTAAACCAAAAGGACCTGATCATCCCGCACAAAGAGTTTTTCCACCGGTCCTTTGCCCTGATACCAATGGCTGAGATCGCCGCTGACTTCAGGCCGCCCCGCCGGATCAAGACCATAAAGGAATACGCCCGGGAACTTGGTGATGAGGGAGTTAAGGTTTATCGCAATTGA
- a CDS encoding deoxynucleoside kinase produces the protein MRELRFIAIEGVIGAGKTSLAKILADKFHTGLLLEEFDNNPFLVKFYSDPSHYAFHTQIYFLMSRYRQQRKIAQMDLFSSRVISDYLFAKDRIFAEVNLSEEEFFLYDKIYAMLVKEIPRPDLVIYLQASSDILYKRIKQRNRAFERELEYEYVERLADTYNTFFFHYNSSPLLIINISGFDFIGNSRDVDVLVNEITQLKEPRRIISRA, from the coding sequence ATGAGGGAGTTAAGGTTTATCGCAATTGAAGGCGTGATCGGCGCCGGGAAAACATCCCTGGCAAAGATCCTCGCCGACAAGTTCCATACCGGGCTTTTGCTCGAGGAATTTGACAACAACCCCTTCCTGGTAAAATTCTATTCCGATCCGTCGCACTACGCTTTTCACACCCAGATCTACTTCCTCATGTCCCGGTACCGCCAGCAGCGCAAGATCGCCCAGATGGACCTTTTCAGTTCCCGGGTCATCAGCGACTACCTGTTCGCCAAGGACCGGATATTCGCCGAGGTCAATCTCTCCGAAGAGGAATTTTTTCTGTATGACAAGATCTACGCGATGCTGGTCAAAGAGATCCCGCGGCCGGATCTGGTCATTTACCTCCAGGCGTCGTCCGATATCCTGTACAAGCGGATCAAGCAGCGCAACCGGGCATTTGAGCGGGAGCTGGAATATGAATACGTCGAGCGGCTGGCCGATACGTACAACACTTTTTTCTTCCATTACAATTCATCGCCGCTCTTGATCATCAATATCAGCGGTTTTGATTTCATTGGCAACTCCCGCGATGTCGACGTGCTGGTCAATGAGATCACGCAATTGAAAGAACCCCGCCGCATCATTTCCCGGGCATGA
- the panB gene encoding 3-methyl-2-oxobutanoate hydroxymethyltransferase: protein MITVETIRAMKKQRSKIVCLTAYDYPTARILDESGIDIVLVGDSAANVFAGEKTTLPITMEEMLYHTKVVSHAVHNALVIADMPFLSFQVSESEAIYNAGRFLKVGASGVKLEGTVIASTVKKLVDIGIPVMGHIGLVPQSIHKFGGYKLQGSTRPEASKLLREARLLAYLGCFSIVLEKIPATLARRITGSVNIPTIGIGAGVHCDGQILVLQDMLGLFEDFTPKFVKKYANLGPQIRRAVAAYRQDVKNGKYPDKKHSF, encoded by the coding sequence ATGATCACCGTTGAAACTATCAGGGCCATGAAAAAGCAGCGGTCAAAGATCGTCTGCCTGACCGCTTACGACTACCCGACCGCCCGGATCCTCGATGAATCCGGCATCGATATCGTCCTTGTTGGTGATTCGGCGGCGAACGTCTTTGCCGGTGAAAAAACGACCCTGCCGATCACGATGGAGGAAATGCTGTATCACACTAAGGTCGTGTCCCATGCTGTGCACAATGCCCTGGTCATCGCGGACATGCCGTTCCTTTCATTCCAGGTATCGGAAAGCGAAGCTATCTACAACGCCGGGAGGTTCCTGAAAGTGGGCGCAAGCGGGGTCAAACTCGAGGGCACGGTCATTGCCAGCACAGTAAAAAAGCTCGTTGACATCGGTATCCCGGTCATGGGTCACATCGGGCTGGTCCCGCAATCGATCCATAAATTCGGCGGGTATAAACTGCAGGGCTCGACCAGGCCCGAAGCATCGAAGCTCTTGCGAGAAGCCAGGCTCCTTGCATACCTGGGCTGTTTTTCAATTGTTCTTGAAAAGATCCCGGCCACCCTGGCGCGCAGGATCACCGGCAGTGTAAACATCCCCACGATCGGGATCGGGGCTGGTGTTCACTGCGACGGCCAGATCCTCGTGCTCCAGGACATGCTTGGGCTCTTTGAAGACTTCACGCCGAAGTTCGTAAAAAAATACGCCAATCTGGGACCGCAGATACGTCGGGCTGTTGCCGCGTACCGTCAGGATGTGAAGAACGGCAAATATCCGGACAAAAAACATTCTTTCTAA
- the queF gene encoding preQ(1) synthase, producing MKLKRPSAPAYSRKHALAGLDAKLPMLDVLPSQFSDYAITITIPEYSSVCPRTGLPDTGKVTIEYEPDRYFVELKSLKLYILAYRNLGIFYENAVNRIFHDFVKAVKPRRARVLGEFNPRGGIATTVEKQFRRQKR from the coding sequence ATGAAATTGAAAAGACCTTCGGCACCAGCCTATTCCAGGAAGCACGCGCTTGCGGGTTTGGACGCCAAACTCCCCATGCTCGATGTCCTTCCCAGCCAATTCAGTGATTATGCGATAACGATAACCATTCCTGAATATTCATCGGTCTGCCCGCGCACCGGTCTCCCCGACACGGGCAAGGTCACGATCGAATATGAGCCCGATCGATATTTTGTCGAGCTTAAGTCCCTGAAATTGTACATTCTGGCGTACCGTAACCTTGGAATTTTCTATGAAAACGCGGTCAACCGCATTTTCCACGATTTTGTTAAAGCCGTGAAACCGCGCCGGGCACGAGTCCTCGGCGAATTCAATCCCCGGGGCGGGATCGCCACGACGGTCGAAAAGCAATTCCGACGCCAGAAACGTTAA
- a CDS encoding tetratricopeptide repeat protein, producing MDSATKKMYVEALELYDKGKVKEALEGLKKVASQYASYPDVHNALGLAYSHLGNNQTAIASFQKAIELNPNYIEAYVNLAIVYNDQCQFDAAIKSFERAASLETKDKGFSPQIKAKLANTYVQLGDTYYELQEFQKAREEYERAAKISPAFLDIKLKLAKTYTQLDDFKKAESILHEILDRNRKYLDARTLLGLCFYQRQKYLDAQKEWEEVVRVDPTNIKAKSYLNMLKEKRK from the coding sequence ATGGATTCAGCGACCAAGAAGATGTATGTCGAGGCGCTCGAGCTGTATGATAAGGGTAAGGTAAAGGAAGCCCTCGAAGGTTTAAAGAAAGTTGCCAGTCAATATGCCAGTTACCCGGACGTTCATAACGCGCTGGGACTCGCCTATTCGCACCTGGGTAATAACCAGACGGCCATTGCGAGTTTTCAAAAAGCCATCGAGCTGAATCCGAACTACATAGAAGCGTACGTTAACCTCGCCATCGTTTATAATGACCAGTGCCAGTTCGATGCCGCGATCAAATCATTCGAGCGCGCGGCCAGCCTGGAGACAAAGGATAAGGGCTTTTCGCCGCAGATCAAAGCGAAGCTAGCCAATACCTATGTCCAGCTCGGGGACACTTATTACGAGCTCCAGGAATTCCAGAAAGCGCGCGAAGAGTATGAACGCGCAGCGAAGATCAGTCCTGCTTTTCTCGATATTAAACTAAAGCTTGCCAAGACCTACACTCAGCTGGATGATTTCAAGAAAGCGGAATCGATCCTGCATGAGATCCTGGACCGGAATCGTAAGTACCTTGACGCACGAACGTTGCTGGGTTTGTGTTTCTACCAGCGGCAAAAATATTTAGACGCGCAGAAAGAGTGGGAAGAGGTCGTGAGGGTCGATCCTACGAATATCAAGGCAAAATCGTATCTAAACATGCTAAAGGAGAAAAGAAAATGA
- a CDS encoding TraR/DksA C4-type zinc finger protein, producing MTKIKKLKKSELKIFEKLLIKEREGILKGLAYDSEQIARTQVEASGDLSAYANHMADQGTETEKREISSQILSQRRETLFEIDLALRKIAEGKYGFCEKCGKPVEKRRLKFLPRARTCIKCTK from the coding sequence ATGACGAAGATCAAAAAACTGAAGAAAAGCGAACTGAAGATCTTTGAAAAACTGCTCATCAAAGAACGGGAAGGCATCCTGAAGGGCCTGGCGTACGATAGCGAGCAGATCGCCCGGACCCAGGTGGAAGCCTCCGGAGACCTTTCCGCATACGCCAACCACATGGCCGATCAGGGCACGGAAACGGAAAAACGGGAGATCTCGTCGCAGATACTGTCCCAGCGTCGGGAAACGCTCTTTGAGATCGACCTGGCGCTCAGGAAGATCGCTGAAGGCAAATACGGTTTTTGCGAAAAATGCGGCAAGCCCGTGGAGAAACGGCGTCTCAAGTTCTTGCCCCGCGCCCGGACCTGCATCAAGTGTACAAAATAG
- the lspA gene encoding signal peptidase II, with translation MNTGVIKKNILLLVCSIAVAVVLDQVTKILVTNALTPFEPPREIFGSLLRFKLAYNPYGVFSLSYGHGILYYILTIAGVILFTYIGLSQTERLKVAIFGLIIGGALGNLLDRLRLGHVIDYIDMGLGNYRWFTYNVADAFITIGAIILIVQELLFKKKDQSDPTPL, from the coding sequence ATGAATACCGGGGTCATTAAGAAAAACATCCTGCTCCTAGTTTGTAGTATCGCCGTGGCGGTCGTCCTTGACCAGGTCACCAAGATCCTGGTCACCAACGCGCTGACGCCGTTCGAGCCGCCCCGGGAGATCTTCGGCTCATTGTTACGGTTCAAACTGGCGTACAATCCCTACGGCGTGTTCAGCCTGTCCTACGGGCATGGCATCCTATACTATATTCTCACCATCGCCGGCGTGATCCTTTTCACTTATATCGGATTATCCCAGACCGAGCGGCTGAAAGTCGCGATCTTTGGCCTTATCATCGGCGGCGCGCTCGGCAATCTGCTGGATCGTTTACGGCTCGGCCACGTGATCGACTATATAGATATGGGTCTTGGCAATTATCGATGGTTCACATACAATGTAGCTGACGCCTTCATAACGATCGGCGCCATTATATTGATCGTCCAGGAACTGCTGTTTAAAAAGAAAGATCAGTCCGACCCAACACCGCTGTAA